From Cygnus atratus isolate AKBS03 ecotype Queensland, Australia chromosome 1, CAtr_DNAZoo_HiC_assembly, whole genome shotgun sequence, the proteins below share one genomic window:
- the LATS2 gene encoding serine/threonine-protein kinase LATS2 gives MRPKTFPATTYSGNSRQRLQEIREGLKQPSKSSGQGLPIGPGSETSLDPKLLVGKDAARQQQMRQTPKFGPYQKALREIRYSLLPFANESGTTAAVEVNRQMLQELVNAGCDQEMAVRALKQTGSRSIEAALEYISKMGYLDPRNEQIVRVIKQTSPGKGIVPNNVTRRPSFEGSNESFPSYHQISNAAYEGTGFGAEGTNMLTEVPRPYMDYLISASQPTAMNAPVQRPSGVGTHSTPTSHQQKTYPANIESSVINYPVANHSSPALQLQASHGSNSQHYSRQHMMVQGDAMGYGVQRSPSFQNKMQQEGGYANLPNKGAVVQNNSGHAFQQAPASLYISHSHHKQASPSSHQMHVISRGPAFANDFSDSPPQNLLTPSRNSLNMDLYDMNNPQVQQWQAATPSRRDSLQNPGIETSPRQHVSFRPDATVPSRTNSFNNHQQQPQVTVSIRQVPPGKPDPSITSPNTITAVTSAHILQPVKSMRVMRPEPQTAVGPSHPGWLPAQAPAVDGLEIMEQHVPTVGAPNAYQLEVEYANQELRCPPPPYPKHLLLPSSSEQFDINCLCMGVEQTLRVVPNPPCNKAEENSERNDKSSKNAKAEKPSKDKKQIQTSPVPVRKNGKDEEKRESRIKSYSPFAFKFYMEQHVENVIKTYQQKINRRLQLEQEMAKAGLCEAEQEQMRKILYQKESNYNRLKRAKMDKSMFVKIKTLGIGAFGEVCLACKVDTHALYAMKTLRKKDVLNRNQVAHVKAERDILAEADNEWVVKLYYSFQDKENLYFVMDYIPGGDMMSLLIRMEVFPERLARFYIAELTLAIESVHKMGFIHRDIKPDNILIDLDGHIKLTDFGLCTGFRWTHNSKYYQKGSHIRQDSMEPSDLWDDVSNCRCGDRLKTLEQRAKKQHQRCLAHSLVGTPNYIAPEVLLRKGYTQLCDWWSVGVILFEMLVGQPPFLAPTPTETQLKVINWESTLHIPSQIKLSPEATDLITKLCCAAEDRLGRNGADDIKAHSFFHSMDFSTDIRRQPAPYVPKISHPMDTSNFDPVEEESPWNDASGDSTRTWDPLASSNSKHTEHAFYEFTFRRFFDDNGYPFRYPKPSGMEVGQSEKSDVEDKDVVDQTGACQPVYV, from the exons GAGATGGCTGTCCGAGCACTGAAGCAGACGGGTAGCAGGAGTATTGAAGCAGCTCTGGAGTATATCAGCAAGATGGGCTACTTGGATCCTAGAAACGAACAGATAGTGCGCGTAATTAAGCAGACCTCACCAG GAAAGGGTATTGTGCCAAATAACGTAACCCGCAGGCCAAGCTTCGAAGGATCAAATGAATCTTTTCCGTCCTACCATCAGATCAGTAATGCAGCCTATGAAGGGACGGGCTTTGGAGCAGAAGGTACAAATATGCTAACTGAAGTTCCGAGGCCATACATGGACTATTTAATCTCAGCTTCGCAGCCTACGGCTATGAACGCTCCTGTACAGCGGCCTTCCGGAGTAGGCACGCACAGCACACCAACAAGCCATCAGCAGAAAACGTACCCTGCAAATATCGAGTCTTCTGTCATTAATTATCCCGTGGCTAATCACAGCAGCCCAGCCTTGCAGCTGCAGGCCTCCCATGGCTCCAACAGCCAACACTACAGTAGGCAGCACATGATGGTGCAGGGGGATGCCATGGGGTATGGTGTTCAGCGGAGTCCTTCCTTCCAAAACAagatgcagcaggagggaggataCGCCAACCTCCCAAATAAAGGGGCAGTTGTTCAAAATAACTCTGGTCATGCATTTCAGCAGGCACCGGCAAGCCTGTATATATCCCATTCTCATCACAAACAGGCAAGTCCTTCCTCTCATCAAATGCACGTGATATCCAGAGGTCCAGCATTTGCTAATGATTTTTCAGACAGTCCACCGCAAAATCTGTTAACTCCGTCTAGAAATAGCCTAAACATGGATCTCTACGACATGAACAATCCTCAAGTTCAGCAGTGGCAGGCAGCAACGCCGTCACGGCGAGATTCTTTACAAAACCCAGGAATAGAAACATCTCCACGGCAACACGTATCCTTCAGACCAGATGCCACAGTGCCGAGCAGAACAAACTCCTTCAACAAccatcagcagcagccccaggtgaCCGTGTCGATACGACAGGTTCCTCCAGGAAAACCCGATCCTTCGATTACATCTCCAAATACAATCACAGCGGTCACCTCTGCTCACATCCTCCAGCCAGTGAAGAGCATGCGAGTGATGAGACCCGAGCCTCAGACGGCAGTGGGACCTTCCCATCCTGGCTGGTTACCTGCGCAGGCACCGGCTGTGGATGGCTTAGAGATCATGGAGCAGCACGTGCCAACTGTTGGAGCACCCAACGCCTATCAGCTGGAAGTGGAGTACGCTAACCAGGAGCTGCGGTGCCCGCCGCCACCCTATCCCAAGCATTTGTTGCTTCCCAGTAGCTCCGAGCAGTTCGATATCAACTGCTTGTGCATGGGTGTAGAGCAGACCCTCCGCGTAGTCCCCAACCCACCATGCAATAAGGCCGAGGAGAACAGCGAGCGAAAtgacaaaagcagcaagaacGCTAAAGCTGAGAAACCCAGCAAGGATAAAAAGCAGATCCAGACGTCTCCGGTGCCCGTGAGAAAAAACGGCAAAGATGAGGAAAAGCGGGAATCCCGAATCAAGAGCTACTCGCCGTTTGCCTTCAAGTTCTACATGGAGCAGCATGTAGAAAATGTCATAAAGACCTACCAGCAGAAAATTAACAGAAGACTGCAGTTGGAGCAAGAAATGGCTaaa GCAGGCCTTTGTGAAGCAGAACAGGAACAAATGAGGAAAATTCTCTACCAGAAGGAGTCCAACTACAACAGACTTAAAAGGGCCAAAATGGACAAATCTATGTTTGTGAAAATCAAGACTCTGGGTATTGGTGCGTTTGGAGAAGTGTGTCTGGCCTGCAAAGTGGATACCCATGCCCTTTATGCCATGAAAACTCTGCGAAAGAAAGATGTCCTGAACCGGAACCAGGTGGCTCACGTCAAGGCAGAAAGGGACATACTTGCTGAGGCAGACAATGAGTGGGTGGTTAAACTCTATTATTCCTTCCAAGATAAAGAGAACTTGTACTTTGTGATGGACTACATCCCTGGTGGGGATATGATGAGTCTGCTGATTCGGATGGAGGTCTTCCCAGAGCGTCTGGCCAGGTTTTATATTGCAGAGCTCACTTTGGCTATAGAGAGCGTGCACAAAATGGGATTTATTCATAGAGACATCAAGCCTGACAACATTCTGATAGACCTCGATGGGCATATCAAACTGACAGACTTCGGACTCTGTACGGGATTCAGGTGGACTCACAATTCAAAATACTACCAGAAAG GGAGCCATATCAGACAAGACAGCATGGAGCCCAGTGATCTTTGGGATGATGTGTCCAACTGTAGATGTGGAGATAGGCTGAAGACATTGGAACAAAGAGCTAAGAAGCAACATCAGAGATGCCTAGCTCACTCGTTAGTTGGAACCCCTAATTACATTGCTCCTGAAGTCCTGCTTCGTAAAG GATACACTCAGCTCTGTGACTGGTGGAGTGTTGGTGTCATCCTCTTTGAGATGTTAGTGGGACAGCCTCCTTTCCTGGCTCCTACACCCACGGAAACCCAACTGAAG GTGATAAATTGGGAAAGCACACTGCACATTCCCTCACAGATCAAGCTAAGCCCCGAGGCAACTGATCTCATCAcaaagctctgctgtgctgctgaggacAGGCTTGGAAGAAACGGAGCAGATGATATTAAAGCccattctttctttcactctATGGACTTCTCTACCGATATCCGCAGGCAGCCAGCTCCCTACGTTCCAAAGATCAGCCATCCAATGGACACTTCAAATTTTGATCCAGTTGAAGAAGAAAGTCCTTGGAATGATGCTAGTGGTGACAGCACCAGGACATGGGATCCGTTAGCCTCTTCCAACAGCAAGCACACAGAGCATGCCTTTTACGAGTTTACTTTCCGAAGGTTCTTCGATGACAACGGGTATCCGTTCAGGTATCCCAAACCTTCTGGAATGGAAGTTGGCCAGTCTGAGAAGTCCGATGTAGAAGACAAAGATGTGGTGGATCAGACTGGAGCTTGTCAGCCTGTATATGTGTAA